A genomic region of Arachis stenosperma cultivar V10309 chromosome 9, arast.V10309.gnm1.PFL2, whole genome shotgun sequence contains the following coding sequences:
- the LOC130950176 gene encoding homeobox-leucine zipper protein HDG2-like — MSNHSMMNNNSSGSDYFLRKILEIQDFEVDTDSHTNMQQPPPGYGSDHPKKKRYQRHTPYQIQEMETFFKACPHPDEQQRIELGNVLGLDHLQIKFWFQNKRTQLKNQYERNENFALKNENEELRAENENYKEILNSIRCHGCGGPPPPPLTYDQMRQENNKLREQIEWMSTMMSNCVLQEPDNTSNPNITRPQNVPNIESSQQNNTNNMMPQTQSVPNQELGNMASPPQSNNIDMLSPSMFNQGIIDSMPLTQQNNGIDMPQNVINHGIVKDMPSSQAHNNVINVTPPMSMLNQGIGDNIAVIPPSVLDQGNCSVPSSSQHNNEIYMNLPLSSLNQDVGSYGAKSKDKAGETSSGSDPLIRSLPVSNKAMIEELAAVSLEELKALVQAGEPMWVSGAHNSETINEQEYYRTFPGGIGPRLLGYKSESSRESRVINMNHVNLLEILNDVDLWSRVFCSIVSKAAGFQVLSTGQAGSYDGNLQVVSSEFQMPTPLVPAREYYFLRYCKKLQDGRWVVVDASLETSQPNATIPPTRRRPSGCLIQASPDGYSTKVTWVEHVEVDDRALMVNSMYKPLVESGLAFGARRWVAQLDRRCERIASAVQTTTILQPQEDQLSVTSVEGKKGLVKLAERMVMDFLSGVGASTVENWAIVTPSTNHSNIRIITRKVEDDPGRPSGIVIGAATCFHLAVPPNSFFDRVRTANARAEWDVLCTGGVAEEFAHIKNGRDPGNCITLFRIKSSDAKNNGMIIVQESSSDSTGSFVIYAPVDMNSINAVIGGRDPDELPILPSGMAILPDGGGGCLVTLAFQILIESDPTKKISICSVSTINQLVKVTVNNIKALFKTEEEPNERI; from the exons ATGTCAAACCATTCTATGATGAACAACAATTCCTCAGGTAGTGATTATTTTCTAAGGAAAATTCTAGAGATACAAGATTTTGAGGTTGACACTGACAGTCACACCAACATGCAACAACCTCCTCCTGGCTACGGCAGCGATCACCCCAAGAAGAAGCGCTACCAGCGCCACACGCCGTATCAGATACAAGAGATGGAAAC GTTCTTCAAGGCGTGCCCTCACCCGGATGAGCAGCAAAGGATAGAGCTGGGTAATGTTTTGGGATTAGACCATTTGCAAATCAAGTTTTGGTTCCAGAACAAGCGAACCCAACTCAAG AATCAATACGAACGCAACGAGAACTTTGCACTGAAGAATGAGAATGAGGAGCTTCGAGCTGAGAACGAGAACTACAAGGAGATCCTAAATAGTATAAGATGTCATGGCTGCGGAGGCCCACCTCCTCCTCCATTGACCTATGACCAGATGAGGCAGGAGAATAACAAGCTAAGAGAACAG ATTGAGTGGATGTCAACAATGATGTCTAACTGTGTTCTACAAGAGCCAGATAATACTTCCAACCCCAACATCACCAGGCCTCAGAATGTGCCTAATATAGAATCATCTCAGCAAAACAACACCAACAACATGATGCCTCAGACTCAGAGTGTGCCTAATCAAGAACTTGGTAACATGGCATCACCACCTCAGAGCAATAACATTGACATGCTGTCTCCAAGTATGTTTAATCAAGGAATTATTGACAGCATGCCATTGACTCAGCAGAACAATGGCATTGACATGCCTCAGAATGTGATTAATCATGGAATTGTCAAAGACATGCCATCATCTCAGGCTCACAACAATGTTATTAACGTGACTCCGCCTATGAGTATGTTAAATCAGGGAATTGGTGATAACATTGCCGTTATTCCTCCTAGTGTGCTTGATCAAGGAAATTGTAGCGTGCCATCATCATCTCAACACAACAACGAAATTTACATGAACCTGCCTTTGAGTTCGCTTAATCAAGATGTTGGTAGCTATGGAGCAAAGTCAAAAGACAAAGCAGGGGAAACGAGTAGTGGTAGTGACCCTCTAATTAGGTCACTCCCAGTTTCTAACAAAGCCATGATCGAGGAGCTTGCGGCTGTGTCACTGGAGGAACTCAAAGCCTTGGTTCAAGCAGGGGAGCCCATGTGGGTCAGTGGGGCCCACAACTCTGAAACTATCAACGAACAAGAATACTATAGGACTTTCCCTGGTGGAATTGGTCCAAGACTCTTGGGGTATAAATCTGAATCTTCAAGGGAATCCAGGGTCATCAACATGAATCACGTTAACCTCCTTGAGATCCTTAATGATGTG gATCTATGGTCACGTGTGTTTTGCAGCATTGTTTCAAAAGCAGCAGGATTTCAAGTCCTATCAACTGGACAGGCAGGAAGTTATGATGGAAACTTGCAAGTG GTGTCATCAGAGTTCCAAATGCCAACACCACTTGTTCCTGCTCGCGAGTACTATTTCCTACGGTACTGCAAGAAGCTCCAAGATGGGAGATGGGTGGTGGTCGATGCTTCCCTGGAAACTTCACAACCAAATGCAACAATCCCTCCGACTCGAAGAAGGCCCTCTGGTTGCCTGATTCAGGCATCTCCAGATGGTTACTCAACAAAG GTTACCTGGGTTGAACATGTAGAAGTGGATGACAGAGCACTAATGGTGAATAGTATGTATAAGCCTCTAGTTGAATCTGGCTTAGCCTTTGGAGCTAGACGCTGGGTCGCACAATTAGATAGAAGATGCGAACGTATTGCTAGTGCAGTACAAACCACCACCATACTGCAACCACAAGAAGACCAACTTAGTG TGACGAGTGTTGAGGGCAAAAAGGGGTTGGTGAAGCTGGCTGAGAGAATGGTTATGGACTTTTTAAGTGGTGTTGGTGCTTCAACAGTAGAAAATTGGGCAATCGTAACTCCATCAACAAATCACAGCAATATAAGAATCATAACCCGAAAGGTTGAGGACGATCCGGGTAGACCTTCCGGTATAGTTATCGGTGCCGCAACTTGTTTCCACCTCGCAGTTCCTCCAAACAGCTTCTTTGATAGGGTTCGAACTGCAAACGCAAGAGCAGAG TGGGATGTTCTCTGTACCGGAGGTGTTGCTGAGGAATTTGCACACATAAAAAATGGTCGCGACCCTGGGAACTGTATCACATTATTCCGTATCAAG AGTTCAGATGCGAAGAACAACGGGATGATAATAGTTCAAGAGAGTAGCAGCGATTCAACAGGGTCATTTGTGATATACGCACCGGTTGATATGAATTCGATCAATGCAGTGATTGGAGGGAGAGATCCCGATGAACTTCCGATTTTGCCCTCGGGAATGGCGATTCTTCCAGATGGAGGTGGAGGTTGTTTGGTGACGTTGGCATTCCAGATATTGATCGAGTCAGATCCAACAAAGAAGATATCGATCTGTTCAGTGAGCACTATTAACCAGTTGGTTAAGGTTACGGTTAACAACATCAAAGCTCTATTCAAGACTGAGGAGGAACCTAACGAGAGAATCTAA